A DNA window from Acidobacteriota bacterium contains the following coding sequences:
- a CDS encoding ComEC/Rec2 family competence protein, translating to MVGRINHPPFALKQGLYLEITPLAVQQRGRVLSLPGKVALYVYSLPGETETEPFLRYGDRLRVSTFLEDPPHHGIPGVEDLRLRFWQRGIVGVMRVKSHLQVRRLGPDAGWDPRRPLFTYVRSFERFCRRTLQPEQQDLVLSTLLGQTRRLEEVDRISIEKLGIFHLFAVSGFHVSLVYLFLHLLSRPLGLAGRLLALGAVWSYVVAVGAPISAIRAGLMASWIHLLLSLGLKSQFLNGLGIAALIMLGTRPQSLHTASFQFSYLSLLAIGLCVFPVHTWIRTLQRSASSLFLPQVRVEPTARSRMGRQVRYRLEGLLEPLPRTLSQTLVPWLGRGSGSVLSLVSCTLCIQLFTLPLALFYSNVWCWTHWLSNLVLVPCFSLILLASFALLATFWLPTGNLLSWLVGTMADLIRELMELVQRVATIQYVPHPTTAELILYFLLLGLALILGRRATHLLWLAPVLLFLSVTREPAPATEELEVTLLDVGQGESIHISYPDGSDALVDTGGRWSWNAEPSRFVGQRLVGRYLWHRRIRNLSYVLLTHPHQDHVQGYDFIRRAFPVGRLMFAEPPPGELPEQRRTLSDGQTFLFSGVEHRVLNPPERGDPVWNSSSSNNRSVVLLLVYGRFRLLLTGDIDRDIEQRLTPRLGPTAVLKVAHHGSHSSSSSGFLGRLRPRVGLISAGRKNAFGHPAPATLQRLRRAGALPLSTGQWGSLRVRTDGTSWQVAHYRRETDSFCPITGGSLEEEN from the coding sequence ATGGTGGGCCGGATCAACCACCCCCCATTTGCGCTGAAGCAGGGTCTGTATCTGGAGATCACGCCTCTGGCGGTCCAACAACGGGGACGGGTTCTTTCCCTCCCCGGCAAGGTGGCTCTCTACGTCTACTCCCTCCCCGGCGAAACCGAAACGGAGCCCTTCCTCCGATACGGAGACAGGCTGCGGGTCAGCACCTTCCTCGAGGATCCGCCCCACCATGGAATCCCTGGAGTGGAGGACCTGCGCCTGCGCTTCTGGCAACGAGGAATCGTGGGAGTGATGCGCGTCAAGTCACACCTCCAGGTCCGCCGCCTGGGGCCGGATGCCGGATGGGACCCCCGAAGACCATTGTTCACCTATGTCCGATCATTCGAGCGCTTCTGCCGGCGGACGCTGCAGCCGGAACAGCAAGACCTGGTCCTGAGCACCCTTCTGGGCCAGACCCGCCGCCTTGAGGAGGTCGATCGCATCAGCATCGAGAAACTGGGAATCTTCCACCTTTTCGCCGTTTCCGGATTCCACGTCTCGCTGGTCTACCTGTTTCTTCATCTCCTGTCCCGCCCCCTGGGATTGGCCGGGCGCCTCCTGGCACTGGGCGCCGTCTGGAGCTACGTGGTGGCCGTGGGGGCTCCCATCTCCGCCATCCGGGCCGGACTCATGGCCAGTTGGATTCATCTCCTGCTGTCCCTGGGCCTCAAATCCCAGTTCCTCAACGGTCTTGGAATCGCCGCCCTGATCATGCTGGGGACCCGGCCCCAATCCCTCCATACGGCGAGTTTCCAGTTCTCTTATCTGAGCCTCCTGGCCATCGGACTCTGCGTCTTTCCCGTCCATACCTGGATCCGCACCTTGCAGAGATCCGCGTCATCGCTCTTTCTGCCCCAGGTGAGGGTCGAGCCGACGGCTCGGAGCCGGATGGGGCGGCAGGTCCGGTACCGTCTGGAGGGTCTCCTGGAGCCGCTGCCCAGAACCCTGTCGCAGACCCTGGTTCCCTGGTTGGGCCGCGGCTCCGGATCGGTGCTTTCACTGGTCTCGTGCACGCTCTGCATCCAACTGTTCACCTTGCCCCTGGCCCTTTTCTACTCCAACGTCTGGTGCTGGACCCATTGGCTGTCCAACCTGGTTCTGGTGCCCTGCTTCTCCCTCATCCTTCTGGCGTCGTTCGCGCTGCTGGCCACCTTTTGGCTCCCCACGGGAAACCTCCTGTCGTGGCTGGTGGGGACGATGGCCGACCTGATCCGTGAGCTGATGGAACTGGTGCAGCGCGTCGCCACCATTCAATACGTGCCCCACCCCACGACCGCAGAGCTGATTCTCTATTTCCTGCTCCTTGGGCTGGCTCTGATCCTGGGCCGGAGGGCGACCCACCTCCTCTGGCTGGCCCCGGTTCTCCTCTTCCTCTCCGTGACCCGGGAGCCTGCGCCCGCCACCGAAGAGCTTGAGGTCACCCTATTGGACGTGGGCCAGGGGGAGAGCATCCACATCTCCTATCCGGACGGCAGCGACGCGCTGGTGGATACCGGAGGACGGTGGTCGTGGAACGCGGAACCCAGCCGCTTCGTCGGGCAGAGGCTGGTGGGACGCTATCTCTGGCACCGTAGAATCCGGAATCTCTCCTACGTCCTCCTGACCCATCCCCACCAAGACCACGTGCAAGGGTACGATTTCATCCGCCGCGCCTTTCCGGTGGGAAGATTGATGTTCGCAGAACCTCCGCCTGGAGAGCTGCCGGAGCAACGCCGGACCCTGAGCGACGGTCAGACCTTCCTCTTCTCGGGCGTCGAGCATCGGGTGCTCAACCCGCCCGAGAGAGGAGATCCGGTATGGAACTCCTCCAGCTCCAACAACAGGTCGGTGGTCCTGCTCCTGGTATACGGGCGTTTCCGCCTGCTTTTGACGGGAGACATCGACCGGGACATCGAGCAGCGATTGACTCCCAGGCTGGGACCCACGGCGGTGCTGAAGGTGGCCCACCACGGAAGCCACTCCAGCAGCTCTTCGGGGTTCCTGGGCCGGCTGCGGCCCCGAGTGGGTCTGATCTCGGCCGGACGCAAGAACGCCTTCGGTCATCCCGCCCCAGCCACCCTGCAACGGCTCCGCCGCGCCGGAGCCCTCCCCCTCTCCACCGGCCAATGGGGCAGCTTGCGCGTGAGAACCGACGGAACGAGCTGGCAGGTCGCCCACTACCGGCGCGAGACGGACAGCTTCTGCCCCATCACCGGGGGATCCCTGGAAGAGGAGAATTAA